One window of the Deltaproteobacteria bacterium genome contains the following:
- a CDS encoding thiolase family protein: MSIKGKAAVIGFAETKPQKSSGDRTALGIIGEVARDAIADAGLEKKDIDGLLTGIAFGDFSVLWPSVVAEYLRLQPRYFNQVELGGASPAGMVWRAAAAIDAGMCHNVLCVVGDTWGNRMLALKPPPFPRMDAEFDAPYGLIAANPGYALIAQRHMHEFGTTPQQMAKVAVDQRKNACKNPAAMFGTKEITIDDVLNSRMIVDPLHLLEIVSPCSGGGAFIVTSAERAKQGPHRPVYLLGAGEAGGHCGITRAPSLTTSLVKPAAEAAFAMAGATPKEMDFVQPYDCYTITVLVTLEDAGFCKKGEGGRFVEEHDLSYKGDFPSNTHGGQLSYGQPGLAGGMSHVIEGVRQLMGRGEGRQVQDATIGYVNGNGGIMSEQCSLILGIQ; the protein is encoded by the coding sequence ATGAGTATTAAAGGAAAAGCGGCGGTGATCGGCTTCGCGGAGACGAAACCGCAGAAAAGTTCCGGAGACAGAACCGCGCTAGGCATTATTGGCGAAGTCGCGCGCGACGCTATCGCCGACGCCGGACTCGAAAAGAAAGATATCGACGGCTTGCTCACTGGCATCGCCTTTGGCGATTTTAGCGTGCTGTGGCCGTCGGTCGTGGCGGAATACCTGCGCCTTCAGCCGCGCTATTTCAATCAGGTCGAACTTGGCGGCGCTTCGCCCGCCGGTATGGTCTGGCGCGCGGCGGCGGCGATTGATGCTGGCATGTGCCACAATGTCCTCTGTGTCGTTGGCGATACCTGGGGTAATCGCATGCTGGCGTTGAAGCCGCCCCCGTTCCCGCGCATGGATGCCGAGTTCGATGCGCCATATGGGTTGATCGCCGCCAATCCCGGATATGCGCTGATTGCCCAGCGGCATATGCACGAATTCGGCACCACGCCGCAACAGATGGCCAAGGTCGCTGTCGATCAACGCAAGAATGCCTGTAAAAATCCCGCCGCCATGTTCGGCACTAAAGAGATTACTATCGACGATGTGTTGAATTCGCGTATGATCGTCGATCCGTTACATTTACTAGAAATCGTGAGTCCATGTTCTGGTGGTGGGGCGTTCATCGTCACCAGTGCGGAGCGTGCGAAACAAGGCCCCCATCGCCCCGTGTATCTGCTCGGCGCTGGTGAAGCTGGCGGCCACTGCGGTATTACTCGTGCTCCGAGCCTGACAACGTCGCTGGTGAAACCTGCCGCCGAGGCGGCTTTTGCCATGGCTGGTGCGACTCCCAAAGAGATGGACTTCGTACAGCCGTACGATTGCTACACCATCACGGTCCTCGTGACGCTCGAAGACGCGGGGTTCTGTAAAAAAGGGGAGGGCGGTCGCTTCGTGGAGGAACACGACCTCTCTTACAAAGGCGACTTCCCCAGCAATACCCACGGTGGGCAATTATCCTACGGTCAACCTGGATTAGCCGGTGGCATGAGCCATGTGATCGAAGGCGTGCGTCAGTTGATGGGGCGTGGCGAGGGACGGCAAGTGCAGGATGCCACGATCGGCTACGTCAATGGCAATGGCGGCATCATGAGCGAACAATGCAGCCTCATTTTAGGGATTCAGTAG
- a CDS encoding BrnA antitoxin family protein gives MIAKKRASHPILQSNLARVDAHVIQPSEYEELPELTEDMLSRAKVKKAGRPRSPTVKRLISLRLPVDVIARWKATGPGWQTRMAERLGKID, from the coding sequence ATGATCGCGAAAAAGCGCGCCTCACACCCTATTTTACAATCTAATCTTGCTCGTGTAGACGCTCATGTCATCCAGCCAAGCGAGTACGAGGAGCTACCCGAACTGACTGAGGACATGCTCTCCCGAGCCAAGGTCAAGAAGGCTGGCCGTCCTCGGTCTCCTACCGTGAAGAGACTGATTTCTTTACGTCTTCCAGTAGATGTCATCGCCCGTTGGAAAGCGACCGGACCAGGTTGGCAAACTCGCATGGCCGAACGTCTAGGCAAGATCGATTGA
- the ilvB gene encoding biosynthetic-type acetolactate synthase large subunit, with translation MKPLIPAEQHAPTIDPIVTQQTTTDSEDRVTYEDVPTILGAPLSEIRVEDRPHALRGAQLLAQSLTLEGVDVLFGYPGGANLEIFDVLQEYGIRCIRVEHEQGAAHAAEGFARATGKVGVCLATSGPGATNLVTGIADANSDSVPIVAITGNVPSHLLGKNAFQEVDIVAITTPITKKSFLVDRVANIPMVVKQAFALAAGNRPGPVLIDIPKDIQQHYPRDPDGNYTPPRMPAEIAPPEPLIGPISSSQLEVCCQLIRAARRPILYVGGGVTSSDIGPLLVQLAEKLGCPVTTTIMGLGAFPPDHPLALHVLGMHGAKYANVAINEADLVLAVGVRFDDRVTGKVSEFIKHGKIIHIDVDRAELNKNKPVTLPICADLRSALRQLVDSAQPGEYQEWVNYVTDLKKRYPLAVVDEPELTPQYAIALLSQVTDGDALVTLGVGQHQMWAMQHYQVRQPRSFLSSSGFGTMGFGLPAAIGAKVGCPDRMVIDIDGDGSLNMTIHELSTCHRYGIGVKVVVINNQWLGMVRQWQDMIYKGRRAESNLGDPTTAVKRAEEVDIYPDFLAIAQGYRVKAERVSGKEDLRAAYERMLADPHEPYLLDIIVRPEENVYPMIPAGASYKDIIMSDDDLKQGSDTGKQGSNI, from the coding sequence ATGAAGCCCTTGATTCCTGCCGAACAACACGCGCCCACGATCGATCCGATCGTGACCCAGCAGACTACTACCGACAGCGAGGACCGCGTCACTTATGAGGATGTGCCCACGATCCTTGGCGCTCCTTTGTCGGAGATTAGGGTCGAGGACCGCCCTCATGCGTTGCGCGGGGCGCAGCTCCTTGCTCAGTCTCTGACACTCGAAGGCGTCGATGTGTTGTTCGGCTATCCAGGCGGGGCGAATTTAGAGATTTTCGATGTGCTTCAGGAGTACGGAATTCGTTGCATCCGCGTCGAGCACGAACAAGGTGCAGCCCATGCCGCCGAGGGATTTGCGCGGGCTACCGGTAAAGTGGGCGTTTGCCTGGCAACCTCGGGTCCAGGCGCGACCAACCTCGTGACCGGCATTGCCGACGCTAACAGCGACTCAGTGCCGATCGTCGCCATTACCGGGAACGTGCCCTCCCATTTGTTGGGCAAGAATGCCTTTCAAGAAGTTGATATCGTGGCGATTACGACCCCCATTACCAAGAAGAGTTTTCTTGTTGACCGCGTTGCTAATATCCCAATGGTAGTAAAACAGGCCTTTGCGCTAGCGGCTGGCAATCGACCAGGTCCAGTGCTGATCGACATTCCCAAGGATATCCAACAGCATTATCCTCGCGATCCGGATGGAAACTACACGCCGCCACGGATGCCGGCTGAGATTGCCCCACCCGAGCCGCTTATTGGGCCGATTTCTTCTTCCCAGCTTGAGGTGTGTTGTCAGCTCATCCGCGCCGCTCGTCGTCCGATCCTGTATGTGGGCGGTGGTGTAACCAGTTCCGACATTGGTCCTTTGTTAGTACAACTCGCCGAGAAGTTGGGCTGTCCGGTGACCACCACGATCATGGGTCTTGGCGCTTTTCCACCGGATCATCCCTTAGCGTTGCATGTGCTCGGAATGCACGGTGCGAAGTACGCCAACGTCGCCATTAACGAAGCCGACCTCGTGTTGGCGGTGGGCGTACGCTTTGATGACCGTGTGACCGGCAAAGTGAGCGAATTTATCAAGCATGGCAAGATCATTCATATTGATGTTGACCGGGCCGAGCTTAATAAAAACAAACCAGTGACGCTGCCCATCTGTGCGGATTTGCGCTCGGCGTTGCGGCAGTTGGTCGATTCCGCGCAACCAGGTGAGTACCAAGAATGGGTCAACTACGTCACGGATCTAAAAAAGCGGTATCCGTTGGCTGTGGTTGACGAGCCTGAACTCACTCCGCAATATGCGATTGCCCTCCTCAGTCAGGTCACTGACGGCGACGCCCTCGTGACCCTCGGTGTCGGACAGCATCAGATGTGGGCGATGCAACACTACCAGGTGCGCCAACCACGCTCCTTTCTCAGCAGCTCGGGGTTCGGCACGATGGGCTTTGGTCTGCCTGCGGCTATCGGGGCCAAAGTCGGCTGTCCGGACCGGATGGTCATCGATATTGACGGTGACGGGAGTCTGAATATGACCATCCATGAACTGAGCACCTGTCATCGCTACGGCATAGGCGTCAAGGTCGTGGTGATCAATAACCAATGGCTAGGCATGGTCCGTCAATGGCAGGACATGATCTATAAGGGCCGCCGGGCGGAGAGCAACCTGGGAGACCCCACGACTGCGGTCAAACGAGCTGAAGAGGTAGATATCTATCCGGACTTTCTTGCGATTGCCCAAGGGTATCGCGTCAAGGCGGAGCGCGTGTCAGGCAAAGAAGATCTCCGCGCCGCGTATGAACGGATGCTTGCGGACCCACACGAGCCCTATCTGCTCGATATCATTGTTCGCCCCGAGGAGAACGTCTACCCGATGATTCCCGCAGGCGCGAGCTATAAAGACATCATCATGTCTGATGATGATCTCAAACAGGGCTCCGACACCGGCAAGCAGGGCTCGAATATCTGA
- a CDS encoding BrnT family toxin: MRITFDPAKRERTLAERGLDFEDAVLVFGGVTIEIEDARKDYGERRIICYGQLQGRLVVIGYTPRGAARHIFSMRKANDREKARLTPYFTI; this comes from the coding sequence GTGCGCATCACCTTCGACCCGGCCAAGCGGGAGCGGACCTTGGCAGAACGAGGTCTGGACTTTGAAGACGCAGTGCTGGTGTTCGGGGGCGTCACCATCGAAATTGAAGACGCTCGGAAGGACTACGGTGAACGTCGGATTATCTGCTACGGACAACTCCAAGGGCGTCTGGTAGTGATCGGCTATACCCCGCGTGGCGCGGCCCGCCACATCTTCAGCATGAGGAAAGCCAATGATCGCGAAAAAGCGCGCCTCACACCCTATTTTACAATCTAA
- a CDS encoding LLM class F420-dependent oxidoreductase, which yields MKFGVLMFATDYAIRPDDLARACEERGFESVWFPEHTHIPASRRSPWPIGGELPRDYWHTHDLFVSLMAAAAATRTIKLGSGICLVIERDPIVLAKEVASVDQLSNGRLLFGIGGGWNAEEMAHHGTPFQRRWKVLRERIEAMKAIWTEEAAEYHGEFVNFDPLWSYPKPHQKPHPPILLGTLSTQGLQRVVRYCDGWIPAAIQPQELAAAMRTLHALAEQAGRNPSEIPVSIFGISGEETTLRQYQELGVERAVFAVPSEGRDQVLPLLDQYAKFLSTFA from the coding sequence ATGAAATTCGGAGTTTTAATGTTTGCGACCGATTACGCGATCCGCCCGGACGATTTGGCGCGTGCCTGCGAAGAACGAGGCTTCGAATCGGTCTGGTTTCCGGAGCACACCCATATTCCTGCCAGCCGACGCAGCCCATGGCCGATCGGAGGAGAGCTGCCCCGAGACTACTGGCATACGCATGACCTCTTCGTCAGCCTCATGGCGGCGGCAGCGGCCACTCGCACAATTAAATTGGGCAGCGGGATTTGTCTGGTGATCGAGCGCGATCCGATTGTCCTGGCCAAGGAGGTCGCCTCGGTCGATCAGCTTTCCAACGGGCGCTTGCTCTTTGGGATTGGCGGCGGCTGGAACGCTGAGGAGATGGCACATCACGGTACCCCGTTTCAGCGGCGCTGGAAAGTGTTACGCGAACGGATCGAAGCTATGAAGGCGATCTGGACCGAAGAGGCCGCTGAATATCATGGCGAGTTCGTGAATTTCGATCCGCTCTGGAGCTATCCTAAACCGCACCAGAAGCCGCATCCGCCGATTTTGTTGGGCACGCTCTCGACCCAAGGGTTGCAGCGCGTCGTGCGTTATTGTGATGGGTGGATTCCCGCCGCCATCCAGCCCCAGGAACTCGCGGCAGCCATGCGCACCCTGCATGCTCTCGCTGAGCAGGCAGGGCGCAACCCCAGCGAGATCCCGGTCTCGATCTTTGGGATATCGGGTGAAGAGACCACCCTGCGGCAATATCAAGAACTCGGTGTCGAACGGGCGGTCTTTGCCGTGCCGTCCGAAGGGCGCGACCAGGTGTTACCGTTGTTGGACCAGTATGCCAAGTTCCTCTCCACGTTTGCTTGA
- a CDS encoding PDZ domain-containing protein — MLLMNARKRSCQMLIGMLLWGLPIIGMAREPRYADTPIEETTDQSPGRQSLGAPQVLEIPPVQEAAPTPAEVPPVDSSASSSFPPPEAPYEPARDSVSEQSRISPPPIEANSQEATAPRTYLGVLYATAEEGAVGVKVLDVIPGSPAARAGFEGANTPPPQSNELVRTALVILAMSPVGVFAMPLVIAHDMYMASRSPGDLIVGIGAQQVRDAASFGQAMHGYRVGDTVAFSVLRNGKPLQISVQLEEEPS; from the coding sequence ATGCTGCTGATGAACGCGCGGAAGCGGTCGTGTCAGATGCTGATCGGCATGCTGCTCTGGGGCTTGCCCATTATAGGCATGGCGAGAGAGCCGCGTTATGCCGACACCCCTATAGAAGAAACTACGGATCAGAGCCCAGGGCGGCAATCGCTTGGGGCTCCCCAGGTGTTGGAAATTCCTCCAGTGCAGGAAGCCGCGCCTACACCTGCCGAAGTTCCGCCAGTAGATTCGTCAGCGTCTTCGTCATTTCCCCCGCCGGAGGCTCCGTACGAACCCGCGCGAGACTCCGTGTCAGAGCAATCGCGCATCTCGCCTCCACCAATAGAGGCCAACTCCCAAGAAGCGACGGCACCGCGCACCTATCTCGGGGTACTCTACGCCACCGCCGAAGAAGGCGCGGTCGGGGTGAAAGTGCTCGATGTGATTCCCGGCAGTCCGGCCGCGCGGGCCGGGTTTGAAGGCGCGAATACTCCTCCCCCGCAGTCGAACGAGTTGGTGCGAACCGCTCTGGTCATCTTGGCCATGTCTCCGGTGGGTGTGTTTGCCATGCCTTTAGTCATCGCCCACGATATGTACATGGCGAGTCGCTCGCCTGGCGACCTGATTGTCGGGATTGGCGCTCAACAAGTGCGCGACGCCGCTAGCTTCGGCCAAGCCATGCATGGGTATCGTGTCGGAGATACCGTAGCGTTTTCCGTCTTGCGGAATGGGAAACCGCTACAAATTTCCGTGCAGCTCGAAGAAGAACCTTCTTAA
- a CDS encoding LLM class F420-dependent oxidoreductase, producing the protein MKLGLMMGYSGARLNLPLERIIKAEELGYDSVWSAEAYGSDAISPLAYLAAKTKRIRLGTGVMQLAGRTPANAAMCAATVDALAGEGRFIAGLGVSGPQIVEGWYGQPWGRPYYRLRDYVTIMRKILQREEPVTHAGKEISLPYTGPGSVGLGKPLKSILHMNAKLPIFLGVANEAAVKLCAELCDGWLPLGLVPGEFPRFQPWLDTGFRRAGGGKSLKNFEIFSMVRVVVDHDVRTAFDRMKPDIALYVGGMGAREKNFHKDLMIQQGFPEAAARIQELYLAGRKQEAIAAVPDELLDLRALVGPPERIRARYQAWESSGNTGLILQTNQDEAIELMAKVADLDPSART; encoded by the coding sequence ATGAAACTCGGGTTAATGATGGGATACTCAGGAGCGCGGCTCAACCTGCCGCTGGAGCGCATCATCAAAGCAGAGGAACTAGGGTATGACTCGGTATGGAGCGCGGAGGCCTACGGGTCTGACGCGATCAGTCCACTCGCCTACCTCGCGGCCAAGACAAAACGTATTCGTCTCGGCACCGGCGTGATGCAGCTTGCCGGGCGCACGCCAGCCAACGCGGCCATGTGCGCCGCTACTGTCGACGCCCTCGCTGGCGAGGGTCGCTTCATCGCCGGATTGGGCGTGTCCGGACCGCAGATAGTCGAGGGGTGGTATGGGCAGCCGTGGGGCCGACCCTACTACCGCCTGCGAGATTACGTCACGATCATGCGCAAAATCTTGCAACGCGAGGAGCCGGTCACGCATGCAGGAAAAGAAATCTCGCTTCCTTACACCGGGCCAGGGTCAGTCGGCCTTGGCAAGCCGCTCAAATCCATCCTTCACATGAACGCCAAGCTCCCGATCTTTCTCGGCGTCGCCAACGAGGCCGCCGTCAAACTCTGCGCTGAGCTGTGCGACGGCTGGTTACCGCTGGGGCTCGTTCCTGGCGAGTTTCCCCGGTTTCAGCCTTGGCTTGACACCGGCTTTCGCCGCGCTGGGGGCGGTAAGTCGCTCAAGAATTTCGAGATCTTTTCCATGGTGCGAGTTGTCGTCGATCACGATGTGCGTACGGCGTTCGACCGCATGAAGCCTGACATTGCTCTTTACGTTGGCGGAATGGGCGCGAGAGAGAAGAACTTCCACAAGGACCTCATGATTCAGCAGGGATTCCCCGAAGCGGCCGCACGCATTCAGGAGCTGTACCTTGCGGGACGAAAGCAAGAGGCAATCGCCGCGGTTCCCGACGAACTGCTCGACCTCCGTGCGTTAGTGGGTCCGCCCGAGAGGATTCGCGCTCGATATCAAGCGTGGGAGAGTTCGGGTAACACCGGCCTCATCCTTCAGACCAACCAAGACGAGGCGATCGAGTTGATGGCGAAGGTAGCGGACCTCGATCCATCAGCGCGAACCTAA
- a CDS encoding transposase: protein MAYHPETHHRRTIRLKGYDYAQAGAYFVTICAYQRTCLFGHVENGTVMLSQYGHLAEQCWKVLSRDFPRVELDVFVVMPNHLHGIIILTGRHTAGRGEAFARRRQERPQSTLVNASPLRSARGTQPGSLAAIVQNFKSVSTRKINRIRATPAMPVWQGNYYEHIIRDEDELSRIREYIVNNPLQWAVDRENPSFRATHASPLQHPKDAPWRV, encoded by the coding sequence ATGGCTTACCATCCTGAAACCCATCACCGCCGAACGATCCGCCTGAAGGGCTACGATTACGCCCAGGCCGGGGCGTATTTCGTTACTATCTGTGCCTACCAGCGCACCTGTCTGTTCGGACATGTGGAAAACGGGACGGTGATGTTATCACAATATGGACATCTTGCCGAACAATGCTGGAAGGTCCTGTCACGTGATTTCCCCCGTGTCGAACTGGATGTCTTCGTGGTCATGCCGAATCACCTTCATGGCATTATTATTCTTACAGGTCGCCACACCGCAGGTAGGGGCGAAGCATTCGCCCGGAGACGCCAAGAGCGGCCTCAGTCTACACTCGTGAATGCTTCGCCCCTACGATCGGCACGCGGTACTCAGCCTGGATCGTTGGCAGCAATCGTGCAAAACTTCAAATCGGTTTCAACGCGGAAAATCAATCGAATACGCGCAACCCCTGCTATGCCGGTGTGGCAAGGCAACTATTACGAACACATCATCCGGGATGAAGATGAGTTATCCCGCATTCGGGAATATATCGTCAACAATCCCTTGCAATGGGCGGTGGACCGTGAGAATCCTTCCTTTAGGGCGACGCATGCGTCGCCCTTACAACATCCGAAGGACGCGCCATGGCGCGTGTGA
- a CDS encoding Zn-ribbon domain-containing OB-fold protein — MSDYKKPLPHPTPASKPFWEAAKRHELQIQHCGSCGAHIFYPRELCPECLAPDLQWIKVSGKGAVYSFTIAQQATHHAFAEEVPYVIAIVELDEGPRLTTNIAGCKPEAVRIGMPVVAMFDDVTPEMTLVKFRPA; from the coding sequence ATGTCCGACTATAAAAAACCCTTGCCGCACCCGACCCCGGCCTCAAAGCCGTTTTGGGAGGCGGCGAAACGCCACGAGTTGCAGATTCAACATTGCGGAAGCTGCGGCGCGCATATTTTTTATCCGCGCGAACTCTGTCCCGAGTGTTTGGCTCCCGACCTGCAGTGGATCAAAGTCTCCGGAAAAGGCGCGGTTTATTCGTTTACGATTGCCCAACAGGCCACCCACCACGCTTTTGCCGAAGAGGTGCCGTACGTCATCGCCATCGTCGAGTTGGACGAGGGGCCGCGTCTGACGACCAACATCGCCGGATGCAAGCCCGAGGCCGTGCGAATCGGGATGCCGGTGGTGGCCATGTTCGACGATGTCACGCCGGAAATGACGTTGGTGAAGTTTCGACCTGCGTAA